The following proteins are co-located in the Streptosporangium brasiliense genome:
- a CDS encoding ABC transporter permease: MMTGFPKLTLVETKLLLRDPGSIFTLIVPLFILLVFSSTSSPGDTVLPTMTLTIAIGLVGLYMVPTTLATYRERGILRRLSTTPVRPVTMLTVQLVLQTAFAAVAAALLMGMALAFLGATAPARPAQFLLTFVLGVASVFSIGLVIAALAPSGRVANGVGVLLYFPLAFLGGLMQPKEMMPAVLARIGEFTPLGAFRQAVHDAWAGAAAQPLLICVMAGYALAVGAVAARLFRWE; the protein is encoded by the coding sequence ATGATGACCGGCTTTCCCAAGCTCACCCTGGTGGAGACCAAGCTGCTGCTCCGCGACCCGGGTTCGATCTTCACTCTCATCGTCCCGCTCTTCATCCTGCTGGTCTTCAGTTCCACCAGTTCGCCCGGCGACACCGTGCTCCCCACGATGACGTTGACGATCGCCATCGGGCTGGTGGGCCTGTACATGGTGCCGACGACTCTGGCCACCTACCGTGAGAGAGGGATCCTGCGGCGGCTGTCGACCACCCCGGTCCGGCCGGTGACGATGCTGACCGTGCAACTGGTCCTCCAGACGGCGTTCGCGGCCGTCGCCGCCGCGCTGCTCATGGGGATGGCGCTGGCCTTCCTCGGCGCCACCGCGCCCGCCCGGCCCGCGCAGTTCCTGCTGACCTTCGTCCTGGGCGTCGCGTCGGTCTTCTCCATCGGCCTGGTGATCGCCGCACTGGCGCCGAGCGGCCGCGTCGCCAACGGCGTCGGCGTGCTGCTGTACTTCCCGCTGGCCTTTCTGGGCGGGCTGATGCAGCCTAAGGAGATGATGCCCGCCGTGCTGGCCCGCATCGGGGAGTTCACCCCGCTCGGAGCCTTCCGCCAGGCCGTCCACGACGCCTGGGCCGGGGCCGCGGCGCAGCCCCTGCTCATCTGCGTGATGGCGGGATACGCCCTGGCCGTCGGCGCGGTCGCGGCCAGGCTCTTCCGCTGGGAGTAG
- a CDS encoding ABC transporter ATP-binding protein: protein MAIIEVNDLVKRYGKHTALSGVSFSVEEGEIFGILGPNGAGKTTAVECVEGLRRPDGGSIRVLGLDPVGDGDRLHRQIGVQLQQTQLPENIKVWEALELYASFYRDPLDWRTLLERWGLADKRGARFGKLSGGQQQRLFIALALVGNPRVAFLDELTTGLDPQARRTTWKLIQEIRATGVTVVLVSHFMDEVEELCDRVAVFDRGRIVAVDTPAGLIARVDTEHEMRFRPMAEFDTGLLADLPGVVSVTRSGGQVVVSGTGDFAGTVTAALARDHVLVADLRMDQRTLDDAFIALTGRPFEA from the coding sequence ATGGCAATCATCGAGGTGAACGACCTGGTCAAACGCTATGGGAAGCACACGGCCCTGTCGGGGGTGTCCTTCTCGGTGGAAGAGGGCGAGATCTTCGGCATCCTCGGGCCCAACGGGGCGGGCAAGACCACCGCGGTGGAGTGCGTGGAGGGGCTGAGGCGGCCGGACGGGGGGTCGATCCGGGTGCTGGGGCTGGACCCGGTCGGGGACGGCGACCGGCTGCACCGGCAGATCGGCGTGCAGCTCCAGCAGACCCAGCTGCCCGAGAACATCAAGGTGTGGGAGGCGCTGGAGCTGTACGCCTCCTTCTACCGTGATCCGCTCGACTGGCGGACGCTGCTGGAGCGGTGGGGGCTGGCCGACAAGCGCGGCGCGAGGTTCGGGAAACTGTCGGGCGGCCAGCAGCAGCGGCTCTTCATCGCGCTGGCCCTGGTCGGCAACCCCCGCGTGGCCTTCCTCGACGAGCTCACCACCGGCCTGGACCCGCAGGCCCGGCGCACCACCTGGAAGCTGATCCAGGAGATCCGCGCCACCGGGGTGACGGTGGTCCTGGTCAGCCACTTCATGGACGAGGTGGAGGAGCTCTGCGACCGGGTGGCGGTCTTCGACCGCGGGCGGATCGTCGCCGTCGACACCCCGGCCGGCCTGATCGCCCGGGTCGACACCGAGCACGAGATGCGGTTCCGGCCGATGGCCGAGTTCGACACCGGCCTGCTGGCGGACCTGCCGGGGGTCGTGTCGGTGACCCGGTCCGGCGGGCAGGTCGTCGTCTCCGGCACCGGTGACTTCGCCGGCACGGTGACCGCCGCGCTGGCCCGTGACCATGTCCTGGTGGCGGACCTGCGCATGGACCAGCGCACGCTCGACGACGCGTTCATCGCGCTGACCGGCCGCCCCTTCGAAGCCTGA
- the aceB gene encoding malate synthase A has translation MDGVEITGPSQDRYDEILTPEALAFLAALQREFGARRLELLEARQVRQAELSAGGTLDFLPETRHVRESEWRVAPPAPGLTDRRVEITGPVDRKMTINALNSGAKVWLADFEDANAPTWENTVNGQLNLRDALDRAIDFSAGGKSYALKPDEELATIVVRPRGWHLEEKHLTLDGAPFSASLVDFGLYFFHCAQRQIAKGKGPYFYLPKMESHLEARLWNDVFVRAQDLLGIPQGTVRATVLIETYPAAFEMEEILYELRDHSAGLNAGRWDYLFSVIKKFRTRGREFLLPERNAVTMTAPFMRAYTELLVRTCHKRGAHAIGGMAAFIPSRRDPEVNKVALQKVTADKTRESGDGFDGSWVAHPDLVPICRDVFDGVLGDRPNQLDRLREDVSVSAADLLSVSKTPGDITEAGLRNNVDVALRYLAAWMGGLGAVAIHNLMEDAATAEISRSQIWQWIHNDIELADTGTVVTKELVERIIDEELARIKAEPGYDEARYAQATALFKEVALDDDFAEFLTLPAYARMP, from the coding sequence ATGGACGGCGTTGAGATCACCGGCCCCTCGCAGGACCGCTACGACGAGATCCTCACGCCGGAGGCACTGGCCTTCCTGGCCGCCCTCCAGCGCGAGTTCGGCGCCCGGCGCCTTGAGCTGCTGGAGGCCCGGCAGGTTCGCCAGGCCGAGCTGTCGGCCGGCGGCACCCTCGACTTCCTGCCCGAGACCAGGCACGTGCGCGAGTCCGAATGGCGGGTCGCCCCGCCCGCGCCCGGCCTGACCGACCGCCGCGTGGAGATCACCGGCCCGGTGGACCGGAAGATGACGATCAACGCGCTCAACTCCGGCGCCAAGGTCTGGCTGGCCGACTTCGAAGACGCCAACGCCCCCACCTGGGAGAACACCGTCAACGGCCAGCTCAACCTGCGCGACGCGCTGGACCGGGCCATCGACTTCTCGGCCGGCGGCAAGAGCTACGCGCTCAAGCCCGACGAGGAGCTCGCCACCATCGTGGTCCGCCCGCGCGGCTGGCACCTGGAGGAGAAGCACCTCACCCTCGACGGCGCCCCGTTCTCCGCCTCGCTGGTCGACTTCGGCCTCTACTTCTTCCACTGCGCGCAGCGGCAGATCGCCAAGGGCAAGGGCCCCTACTTCTACCTGCCCAAGATGGAGTCGCACCTGGAGGCGCGCCTCTGGAACGACGTCTTCGTCAGGGCCCAGGACCTGCTGGGCATCCCGCAGGGCACGGTCCGCGCGACCGTCCTGATCGAGACCTACCCGGCCGCGTTCGAGATGGAGGAGATCCTCTACGAGCTCCGCGACCACTCCGCCGGGCTGAACGCCGGCCGCTGGGACTACCTGTTCAGCGTGATCAAGAAGTTCCGCACCCGGGGCCGGGAGTTCCTGCTGCCCGAGCGGAACGCGGTGACCATGACCGCCCCGTTCATGCGCGCCTACACCGAGCTCCTGGTCCGCACCTGCCACAAGCGCGGCGCCCACGCCATCGGCGGCATGGCCGCGTTCATCCCCTCCCGCCGCGACCCCGAGGTCAACAAGGTCGCCCTGCAGAAGGTCACCGCCGACAAGACCCGCGAGTCCGGCGACGGCTTCGACGGCTCCTGGGTGGCCCACCCCGACCTGGTCCCGATCTGCCGCGACGTCTTCGACGGCGTCCTCGGCGACCGGCCTAACCAGCTCGACCGCCTGCGCGAGGACGTCTCCGTCTCCGCCGCCGACCTGCTGTCGGTCTCCAAGACCCCGGGCGACATCACCGAGGCGGGCCTGCGCAACAACGTGGACGTGGCGCTGCGCTACCTCGCCGCCTGGATGGGCGGTCTGGGCGCGGTGGCGATCCACAACCTGATGGAGGACGCCGCCACCGCGGAGATCTCCCGGTCCCAGATCTGGCAGTGGATCCACAACGACATCGAGCTCGCCGACACCGGGACCGTCGTCACCAAGGAGCTCGTCGAGCGGATCATCGACGAGGAGCTCGCCAGGATCAAGGCCGAGCCCGGCTACGACGAGGCCCGCTACGCCCAGGCCACCGCCCTGTTCAAGGAGGTCGCCCTCGACGACGACTTCGCGGAGTTCCTCACTCTGCCCGCCTACGCGCGCATGCCGTGA
- a CDS encoding FAD-binding oxidoreductase, whose translation MDALHGTGAAPLTDALRETGVTVRRAGPGDAVAGVLPRWVALPGTTEEVAALTRLSAEHDLAVVPVGGGTKLHWGPPPERCDLLLDTCGLNQVLEHASGDLVVRVQAGVTTDSLAETLAARGQELSLDVPLAGATVGGVLATATAGPRRFRYGTARDLLIGVTVVLADGTVARSGGRVVKNVAGYDLGKLFTGSYGTLGVITEAAFRLHPIPGDRRWITVRMPAPGPPDGDGRPGPLPGVDALALELAASQAEPSAIELDWPDLRDAPTVAALVEGSAAGDRAQAVRALMGEYGTARVADRPPGWWGTLPGDEPLLELRVRPARVGDALRTVAAHGPPARVRGSVASGILQIALPPDVEGSAFAGFVSSVRDGLGPLGGGLTVLAAPYGLARRVDRWGPVSALPLMRRVKERFDPGRRMSPGRSVGGI comes from the coding sequence ATGGACGCCTTGCACGGGACGGGCGCGGCCCCTCTGACGGACGCGCTGCGCGAGACAGGCGTGACGGTCCGGCGGGCCGGGCCGGGCGACGCCGTGGCCGGGGTCCTGCCCCGCTGGGTGGCGCTGCCCGGAACCACCGAGGAGGTCGCCGCGCTGACGCGCCTGTCGGCCGAGCACGATCTCGCCGTGGTCCCGGTCGGCGGCGGCACCAAACTGCACTGGGGTCCCCCGCCGGAGCGCTGCGACCTGCTGCTCGACACCTGCGGCCTGAACCAGGTGCTCGAACACGCCTCCGGCGACCTCGTCGTCCGCGTCCAGGCGGGCGTGACCACGGACTCGCTGGCCGAGACCCTCGCCGCCAGGGGGCAGGAGCTCTCCCTCGACGTCCCGCTCGCCGGCGCCACGGTCGGCGGCGTGCTCGCCACCGCCACCGCCGGCCCCCGCAGGTTCCGCTACGGCACGGCCCGCGATCTGCTGATCGGCGTCACGGTCGTGCTGGCGGACGGCACGGTCGCCAGATCCGGCGGCAGGGTCGTCAAGAACGTCGCCGGCTACGACCTGGGCAAGCTGTTCACCGGCTCCTACGGCACGCTCGGCGTCATCACCGAGGCCGCCTTCCGCCTCCACCCGATCCCCGGCGACCGCCGCTGGATCACCGTCCGGATGCCCGCTCCCGGCCCCCCGGACGGCGACGGCCGGCCCGGCCCCCTCCCCGGCGTGGACGCGCTCGCCCTCGAACTCGCGGCCTCCCAGGCCGAGCCGAGCGCGATCGAGCTGGACTGGCCCGACCTCCGGGACGCGCCCACCGTGGCCGCCCTGGTCGAGGGGAGCGCGGCCGGGGACCGGGCGCAGGCCGTACGGGCCCTGATGGGTGAGTACGGCACCGCACGGGTCGCCGACCGCCCGCCCGGCTGGTGGGGGACGCTGCCCGGCGACGAGCCGCTGCTGGAGCTGCGGGTCCGGCCCGCCCGCGTGGGCGACGCGCTGCGGACGGTCGCGGCGCACGGGCCGCCCGCGCGGGTGCGCGGATCGGTGGCGTCGGGGATCCTCCAGATCGCCCTGCCTCCGGACGTCGAGGGCTCGGCGTTCGCGGGGTTCGTGTCGTCCGTACGCGACGGCCTCGGCCCCCTCGGCGGCGGGCTGACCGTGCTCGCCGCGCCGTACGGGCTCGCGCGCCGGGTGGACCGCTGGGGCCCGGTGAGCGCGCTGCCGCTCATGCGGCGGGTCAAGGAACGGTTCGACCCCGGCCGGAGGATGTCTCCCGGCCGGTCGGTGGGAGGGATCTGA
- the hflX gene encoding GTPase HflX, producing MNHAPEWSNDIDTREPLDIDQFDDLPDLGEMDLAERQALRRVAGLSTELEDVTEVEYRQLRLERVVLVGVWTSGTATDAENSLLELKLLAETAGSEVLEGVIQRRQKPDTATYIGSGKAQELADIVSATGADTVVCDGELSPGQLRQLEEVVKVKVIDRTMLILDIFAQHAKSREGKAQVELAQLNYLLPRLRGWGGNLSRQVGGRAAGGVGMGGRGPGETKIELDRRRIRERMAKLRRQIAEMTTSRVTKRARRLEREVPAVAIAGYTNAGKSSLLNRLTGAGVLVEDALFATLDPTVRKAHTPEGRLFTLADTVGFVRHLPHQLVEAFRSTLEEVGDADLILHVVDGSHPDPESQLAAVREVFADIEGARDIPEIVVINKADVADPVVLAQLTAREKHTVVVSARTGAGIDELLAVIERELPRFDQEVRLLVPYQRGDLISRAHQEGEVLGIEHTEEGTILHARVLPSLFAELERTAKPVETV from the coding sequence ATGAACCACGCACCTGAATGGAGCAACGACATAGACACTCGTGAGCCGCTGGACATTGACCAGTTCGACGACCTGCCCGATCTCGGTGAGATGGACCTGGCCGAGCGCCAGGCGCTACGCCGGGTCGCGGGGCTCTCCACGGAGCTCGAGGACGTCACCGAGGTCGAATACCGCCAGCTGCGACTTGAGCGGGTCGTTCTGGTGGGCGTCTGGACCTCGGGCACGGCGACCGACGCCGAAAACTCACTCCTGGAGCTGAAGCTCCTCGCCGAGACCGCGGGTTCGGAGGTGCTGGAAGGTGTGATCCAGCGCCGCCAGAAGCCCGACACGGCCACCTACATCGGTTCGGGCAAGGCCCAGGAGCTCGCCGACATCGTCTCCGCCACCGGCGCCGACACCGTCGTGTGCGACGGCGAGCTGAGCCCCGGCCAGCTCCGCCAGCTCGAAGAGGTCGTCAAGGTCAAGGTCATCGACCGGACCATGCTGATCCTCGACATCTTCGCCCAGCACGCCAAGAGCCGTGAGGGCAAGGCGCAGGTGGAGCTCGCCCAGCTCAACTACCTGCTGCCGCGCCTGCGCGGCTGGGGTGGCAACCTGTCCCGGCAGGTGGGCGGACGCGCCGCGGGCGGCGTCGGCATGGGCGGCCGTGGCCCCGGTGAGACCAAGATCGAGCTGGACCGCCGCCGGATCCGTGAGCGGATGGCCAAGCTGCGCCGCCAGATCGCCGAGATGACCACCTCGCGCGTGACCAAGCGGGCGCGGCGGCTGGAGCGCGAGGTCCCGGCCGTGGCCATCGCCGGCTACACCAACGCGGGCAAGTCCTCGCTGCTGAACCGGCTGACCGGGGCCGGCGTGCTGGTCGAGGACGCCCTGTTCGCCACGCTGGACCCGACGGTCCGCAAGGCGCACACGCCCGAGGGCCGGCTGTTCACGCTGGCCGACACCGTCGGATTCGTCCGGCACCTGCCGCACCAGCTCGTCGAGGCCTTCCGCTCCACGCTGGAGGAGGTCGGCGACGCCGACCTGATCCTGCACGTGGTCGACGGCTCGCACCCCGACCCGGAGTCGCAGCTCGCCGCCGTGCGGGAGGTGTTCGCCGACATCGAGGGCGCCCGCGACATCCCGGAGATCGTGGTCATCAACAAGGCCGACGTCGCCGACCCGGTGGTGCTGGCCCAGCTGACCGCGCGCGAGAAGCACACCGTCGTGGTCTCGGCCCGCACCGGCGCCGGGATCGACGAGCTGCTGGCCGTGATCGAGCGTGAGCTGCCCCGCTTCGACCAGGAGGTCAGGCTGCTCGTGCCGTACCAGCGCGGTGACCTGATCTCCCGGGCGCACCAGGAGGGCGAGGTGCTCGGGATCGAGCACACCGAGGAGGGCACGATCCTGCACGCCAGGGTCCTGCCCAGCCTCTTCGCCGAGCTGGAGAGGACCGCCAAGCCGGTCGAGACCGTCTGA
- a CDS encoding (Fe-S)-binding protein, protein MDPELINDCVHCGFCLPTCPTYVLWGEEMDSPRGRIHLMKQHVEGTPLTPEMAGHFDACLGCMACVTACPSGVRYDRLIEQTRAEVERTHVRRPDDRALRALVFQLFPYPRRLRAMRLPLRLSAGLRRRIAPRLERINPSLAAMADLAPPVPARVRLPRRVEARGRRRATVGMLTGCVQGEFFPQVNAATARVLALEGCEVVIPPSQGCCGALSLHSGQQGQAERFARRTIATFERAGVDTVVVNAAGCGSTMKEYAEILEGGWADRARAIRTVDLTEYLAELGPAARRHPLPLTVAYHDACHLAHAQGIRSQPRQLLTAIPDLELREIAESAICCGSAGTYNLFQPEAARELGDRKAERVLATGADLLVSANPGCTMQITSAIRRRGAAAIPVAHVAQVLDASLRGLPAVP, encoded by the coding sequence ATGGACCCCGAGCTGATCAACGACTGCGTGCACTGCGGGTTCTGCCTGCCCACGTGCCCGACATACGTCCTGTGGGGCGAGGAGATGGACTCCCCGCGCGGCCGGATCCACCTGATGAAGCAGCATGTCGAGGGCACGCCGCTGACGCCGGAGATGGCCGGGCACTTCGACGCCTGCCTGGGGTGCATGGCGTGCGTGACGGCCTGCCCCTCGGGGGTCAGATACGACCGGCTGATCGAGCAGACCCGGGCCGAGGTGGAGCGGACGCACGTCCGGCGGCCGGACGACCGGGCGCTGCGCGCCCTGGTCTTCCAGCTCTTCCCCTATCCCCGGCGGCTGCGGGCGATGCGGCTGCCGCTGCGGCTCAGCGCGGGGCTGCGCCGCAGGATCGCCCCGAGGCTGGAGCGGATCAACCCGTCCCTGGCGGCGATGGCCGACCTCGCTCCCCCGGTCCCGGCGAGGGTGCGGCTGCCCCGCAGGGTCGAGGCGAGGGGCAGGCGCAGGGCCACGGTCGGGATGCTCACCGGATGCGTGCAGGGCGAGTTCTTCCCCCAGGTCAACGCGGCCACGGCCCGGGTGCTCGCGCTGGAGGGATGCGAGGTGGTCATCCCTCCCTCGCAGGGCTGCTGCGGGGCGCTGTCGCTGCACTCCGGGCAGCAGGGGCAGGCGGAGCGGTTCGCCAGGCGGACGATCGCCACCTTCGAGCGGGCGGGCGTGGACACGGTCGTGGTCAACGCGGCGGGCTGCGGGTCGACCATGAAGGAGTACGCCGAGATCCTGGAAGGCGGGTGGGCGGACCGGGCCCGGGCGATCCGGACCGTCGACCTGACGGAATACCTCGCCGAGCTGGGCCCCGCGGCGCGGCGGCACCCCCTGCCGCTCACGGTGGCCTACCACGACGCCTGTCACCTGGCCCACGCGCAGGGGATACGATCCCAACCCCGTCAACTGCTCACCGCCATCCCCGATCTGGAGTTGAGAGAGATCGCCGAGTCAGCCATCTGCTGCGGTTCCGCGGGAACCTACAATCTCTTCCAGCCCGAGGCCGCCCGGGAGCTCGGAGACCGCAAGGCGGAGCGGGTGCTGGCCACCGGCGCCGACCTGCTGGTCTCGGCCAACCCCGGGTGCACCATGCAGATCACCTCGGCGATCCGCCGCCGGGGAGCGGCGGCGATCCCCGTCGCGCACGTCGCCCAGGTCCTGGACGCCTCCCTGCGCGGCCTGCCGGCGGTGCCATGA
- a CDS encoding DUF4097 family beta strand repeat-containing protein: MKQNTIVAGALLGSVLLLSGCQMNFDFGRQEQEVVSYDVTGDLKVLDAHTGSGDIVVTGSDRSGARVTETLHWSGDSGDRPTTEHPVAGGTLSLRHKCPKGNCSVDYRIEIPKGLSVKLDTGSGNLTLRGLAGEVEADTGSGTVEAGTLGSKRFTAETGSGEVEVKFTSAPDHVEVRTGSGGATVRLPQGPYDITAEAGAGEKVVQVTDDPSAPRTVVVRTGSGDAKVLPS, from the coding sequence ATGAAGCAGAACACGATCGTCGCGGGGGCGCTTCTGGGCTCGGTGCTCCTGCTGTCCGGTTGCCAGATGAACTTCGACTTCGGCAGGCAGGAGCAGGAGGTCGTCTCCTACGACGTCACCGGCGACCTGAAAGTCCTGGACGCCCACACCGGATCCGGGGACATCGTGGTCACCGGGTCCGACCGCTCCGGCGCGCGGGTGACCGAGACGCTCCACTGGAGCGGAGACAGCGGCGACAGGCCCACGACCGAGCACCCCGTGGCCGGCGGGACGCTCTCGCTGCGCCACAAGTGCCCCAAGGGGAACTGCTCGGTCGACTACAGGATCGAGATCCCCAAGGGGCTCAGCGTCAAGCTGGACACCGGTTCGGGCAACCTCACGCTGCGCGGGCTGGCGGGCGAGGTGGAGGCCGACACCGGCTCCGGCACCGTCGAGGCCGGCACCCTGGGCTCCAAGCGCTTCACCGCCGAGACCGGCAGCGGCGAGGTCGAGGTGAAGTTCACCTCCGCGCCGGACCACGTCGAGGTCCGCACCGGCTCGGGCGGCGCCACGGTACGGCTGCCGCAGGGCCCCTACGACATCACCGCCGAGGCCGGCGCCGGTGAGAAGGTCGTCCAGGTCACCGACGACCCCTCCGCTCCCAGGACCGTCGTGGTGAGGACGGGTTCCGGGGACGCCAAGGTCCTGCCCTCCTGA
- a CDS encoding IclR family transcriptional regulator: MSGVQSVDRALDVLEALAERGGQAGLSEIAAGTGLPYGTIHRLLRTLLDRGYVRQESDRRYALGGALVRLSGVAERMVGVRAQPYLTKMVELSGETANLAVLEGDFVVYVAQVPSPRRLRMFAEVGRRVLPHSTAVGKVLMAGRPDTEVAALVERTGMPRRTAGTITDLPGMLAELGRVREQGYAMDLGEEEFGVHCLAVGVHDGSRMVAAMSVSGPAERIDALDREDLARDMRKIAHDFGSELSF, encoded by the coding sequence ATGAGTGGGGTGCAGTCGGTCGACCGGGCGCTGGACGTGCTGGAGGCCCTCGCGGAGCGGGGCGGGCAGGCCGGGCTGTCGGAGATCGCGGCCGGCACCGGCCTGCCGTACGGGACGATCCACCGGCTGCTGCGCACGCTGCTCGACCGGGGGTACGTGCGTCAGGAGTCGGACCGCCGTTACGCGCTGGGCGGCGCCCTGGTACGGCTCAGCGGGGTCGCCGAGCGGATGGTCGGTGTCCGGGCGCAGCCGTACCTGACGAAGATGGTCGAGCTGTCCGGTGAGACGGCCAACCTGGCGGTGCTGGAGGGCGACTTCGTCGTCTACGTCGCCCAGGTCCCCTCGCCGCGGCGGCTGCGGATGTTCGCCGAGGTCGGCAGGCGGGTGCTGCCGCACAGCACCGCGGTGGGGAAGGTCCTGATGGCCGGGCGCCCGGACACCGAGGTGGCCGCGCTCGTCGAGCGGACCGGCATGCCCCGGCGGACCGCCGGCACGATCACCGACCTGCCCGGCATGCTCGCCGAGCTGGGGCGCGTGCGGGAGCAGGGATACGCGATGGACCTGGGCGAGGAGGAGTTCGGCGTGCACTGCCTGGCCGTGGGGGTGCACGACGGCTCGCGGATGGTCGCCGCGATGTCGGTGTCGGGTCCGGCCGAACGGATCGACGCGCTCGACCGGGAGGACCTCGCCAGGGACATGCGGAAGATCGCGCATGACTTCGGCTCCGAGCTGAGCTTCTGA
- a CDS encoding FAD-linked oxidase C-terminal domain-containing protein, whose translation MGTKTLDGLAGRLLEVLGHGAVITDPVRLRTYECDGLTHHRATPGVVVLPETAEQIAAVVRLCNDHGVPFVARGAGTGLSGGALPRTDGVLIVTSKMRRILSIDLADRRAVVEPGVTNLAITEAVRDQGYYYAPDPSSQQVCSIGGNVAENSGGAHCLKYGFTVNHVLALEVVTPDGDIVELSDADPGYDLLGAFVGSEGTLGIATKVTVRLTRAPETVTTLLAAFDGIERGGQAVSAIIGGGILPAAIEMMDALAIEAAEAAVACAYPEGAGAVLIVELDGPAAEVAHQFGEVTRICRESGAFELRVAADPVERAAIWKGRKSAFAAVGRISPAYIVQDGVVPRTALPEVLASIDRLSREYGIRVANVFHAGDGNLHPLVLFDDAEPGAGERAALVSGRILDLCVEHGGSITGEHGVGVDKSRYMTKMFSDDDLDTMQLVRCAFDPRGLSNPGKVFPTPRLCGEVPGVRKGVHPLVESGQAEQF comes from the coding sequence ATGGGGACGAAGACACTCGACGGACTGGCCGGGCGCCTGCTGGAGGTGCTCGGCCACGGAGCGGTGATCACCGATCCGGTGCGGCTGCGCACCTATGAGTGCGACGGGCTGACCCATCACCGGGCCACGCCCGGCGTCGTCGTGCTGCCGGAGACCGCCGAGCAGATCGCGGCCGTGGTACGGCTCTGCAACGACCACGGCGTGCCGTTCGTGGCCAGGGGCGCGGGGACGGGGCTGTCGGGCGGGGCGCTGCCGCGGACCGACGGGGTGCTGATCGTCACCTCGAAGATGCGGCGGATCCTCTCGATCGACCTGGCGGACCGGCGGGCCGTGGTGGAGCCGGGCGTCACCAACCTGGCGATCACCGAGGCGGTCCGCGACCAGGGCTACTACTACGCGCCCGACCCCTCCAGCCAGCAGGTCTGCTCCATCGGCGGCAACGTCGCGGAGAACTCCGGCGGCGCGCACTGCCTGAAGTACGGCTTCACGGTCAACCACGTGCTCGCCCTGGAGGTCGTCACCCCCGACGGCGACATCGTCGAGCTGTCGGACGCCGACCCCGGCTACGACCTGCTGGGCGCCTTCGTCGGCTCGGAGGGCACGCTCGGCATCGCCACCAAGGTCACCGTACGGCTGACGCGGGCCCCGGAGACCGTGACGACCCTGCTCGCGGCGTTCGACGGCATCGAGCGGGGCGGCCAGGCGGTGTCGGCCATCATCGGCGGCGGCATCCTGCCGGCCGCGATCGAGATGATGGACGCCCTGGCGATCGAGGCGGCCGAGGCGGCTGTGGCCTGCGCCTACCCCGAGGGCGCCGGGGCGGTGCTCATCGTGGAGCTGGACGGCCCCGCCGCGGAGGTCGCGCACCAGTTCGGCGAGGTGACCCGGATCTGCCGGGAGAGCGGCGCGTTCGAGCTGCGGGTCGCCGCCGACCCGGTGGAGCGGGCCGCGATCTGGAAGGGCCGCAAGTCGGCCTTCGCCGCGGTGGGCCGGATCAGCCCCGCCTACATCGTGCAGGACGGGGTCGTGCCCAGGACCGCGCTGCCGGAGGTGCTGGCGAGCATCGACCGGCTGTCGCGCGAGTACGGCATCCGGGTGGCCAACGTCTTCCACGCCGGTGACGGCAACCTGCATCCGCTGGTGCTGTTCGACGACGCGGAGCCCGGCGCGGGCGAGCGGGCCGCGCTGGTCTCGGGGAGGATCCTCGACCTCTGCGTCGAGCACGGCGGATCCATCACCGGCGAACACGGTGTCGGCGTGGACAAGTCGCGATATATGACAAAAATGTTCTCCGACGACGATCTCGACACCATGCAGCTGGTGCGCTGCGCCTTCGACCCCCGCGGCCTGTCGAACCCGGGCAAGGTCTTCCCCACCCCGCGCCTGTGCGGCGAGGTCCCGGGAGTCCGCAAGGGCGTGCACCCGCTGGTCGAGTCAGGACAGGCGGAACAGTTCTGA